The following are encoded together in the Daucus carota subsp. sativus chromosome 5, DH1 v3.0, whole genome shotgun sequence genome:
- the LOC108221793 gene encoding uncharacterized protein LOC108221793, whose product MAVVYAEQEQAITQSAFTSQPPRFSIRFMSKRTTWVILFIFVSVMLLSSSWNLLNSVSFWYDSSVSTPSDSPLWPAIYASMALGLILGLVALLAALAVLVPETLMVWITVLVLLNFCRMPGKTLVLEGKKLTGEMACVVLKVLIREGKFFVAVCAVLAFGLLCSC is encoded by the coding sequence ATGGCAGTAGTCTATGCAGAACAAGAACAAGCCATAACTCAATCTGCATTTACTTCACAACCCCCAAGATTTTCCATAAGATTTATGAGCAAAAGAACAACATGGgtaattcttttcatttttgtaTCTGTCATGCTCTTATCTTCTTCTTGGAACCTCCTCAACTCTGTATCTTTTTGGTATGATTCTTCGGTTTCAACCCCATCAGACTCACCTCTGTGGCCGGCAATTTATGCGTCGATGGCGCTGGGGCTGATCCTTGGCCTTGTTGCATTGCTGGCTGCCTTGGCCGTGCTGGTTCCGGAGACTCTCATGGTCTGGATCACAGTGCttgttttgttgaatttttGTAGGATGCCTGGGAAAACTTTGGTGCTTGAAGGGAAGAAGCTGACTGGTGAGATGGCTTGTGTTGTGTTGAAAGTTCTGATTAGAGAAGGCAAGTTTTTTGTAGCTGTTTGTGCTGTTTTAGCCTTTGGGTTACTTTGCTCTTGTTAG
- the LOC108223610 gene encoding switch 2: MSLKTWKETLKLCTNDNHSTSTSSYNSSLSDPIDTNRNPRIPPKTSLFKQLLRIQDPSVSLLQIEPESETHVIDEKEADGSSLGGSKSDISLFDNTGPYEPLVLSESPLVQVPASINCRLLEHQRGGVKFLYKLYKNNHGGVLGDDMGLGKTIQTIAFLSAVFVKDATSGYPRSLNAEQANKDRPVLIICPSSVIQNWENEFSKWASFDVSIYHGANRDLIMEKLEVHGVEILITSFDTFRIHGDVLSEIHWEIVIIDEAHRLKNDKSKLYQACLAIGTKKRYGLTGTIMQNKLMELFNLFDWVVPGCLGTREHFREFYVEPLKHGQRSSAPERFVRIADARKQHLVAVLRKYLLRRTKEETIGHLMMGKEDNVVFCAMSEVQKRVYQRMLQIPEIQSLINKDLPCSCGSPLKQVECCNRTVPNGIIWSYLHRDNPDGCDSCPYCVVLPCLIKLQQISNHLELIKPNPRDDPEKQKKDAEFASMIFGHDVDVVGGNTRNESFMGLSEVKHCGKMRALEKLMLSWISQGDKILLFSYSVRMLDILEKFLIRKGYTFSRLDGSIPTGLRQSLVDDFNSSPSKQVFLISTRAGGLGLNLVSANRVVIFDPNWNPAQDLQAQDRSFRFGQKRHVIVFRLLSAGSLEELVYSRQVYKQQLSNIAVSGKMEKRYFEGVQDCKQFQGELFGICNLFRDLSDKLFTSEIIELHEKQGQEQENPSARQDKNDLVAYFLPSLETCGTSSSINSDPNDKSIKLVPDDFGIVYAHRNEHVVNYGPGAQDEEELSVAQDEQLKESYIPCSLKRKQDKASKKENMSVKMQKKSQYSLLAKYMGMKEVEFSKWLLSAAPAEREKVLRDYKQQRNR; encoded by the exons ATGTCTTTAAAAACCTGGAAAGAAACACTCAAACTCTGCACCAACGACAATCATTCAACCTCAACTTCATCTTATAATTCATCACTTTCTGACCCAATTGACACTAATAGAAACCCTAGAATACCCCCGAAAACTTCGCTCTTCAAGCAACTCTTACGCATTCAAGACCCATCAGTCTCTTTACTCCAAATCGAGCCAGAGAGTGAGACCCATGTTATAGATGAGAAAGAAGCAGATGGGTCATCGTTGGGCGGGTCAAAATCGGATATTTCGCTCTTTGATAATACGGGTCCTTATGAACCACTGGTTCTTTCTGAGTCTCCGCTTGTGCAG GTCCCTGCTTCTATTAATTGCAGGCTTCTGGAACACCAAAGAGGTGGTGTAAAATTTTTGTACAAGTTGTACAAAAACAACCATGGAGGTGTTCTTGGAGATGACAT GGGATTAGGAAAGACTATACAAACAATAGCATTTCTTTCTGCCGTCTTTGTGAAGGATGCGACTTCTGGCTATCCTAGGTCATTAAATGCAGAGCAGGCAAACAAAGATCGACCTGTACTAATAATTTGCCCGTCATCTGTTATACAAAACTGGGAGAATGAATTTTCAAAGTGGGCAAGCTTTGATGTTTCCATCTATCATGGTGCTAACCGTGATTTAATCATGGAGAAATTAGAAGTACACGGGGTTGAGATACTTATCACAAGTTTTGACACCTTCAGGATTCATGGCGACGTTTTGTCTGAGATTCACTGGGAGATTGTGATCATTGACGAAGCACATCGACTTAAAAATGATAAATCGAAACTCTATCAAGCATGTTTAGCCATTGGAACAAAAAAACGTTATGGTCTTACAGGAACTATAATGCAGAACAAACTAATGGAACTCTTCAATTTATTTGACTGGGTAGTACCTGGATGCTTAGGAACACGAGAACATTTTCGAGAGTTCTATGTTGAACCCCTCAAGCATGGGCAGAGATCAAGTGCTCCTGAGAGATTTGTGAGGATTGCTGATGCACGTAAGCAACATCTTGTAGCTGTCCTTCGTAAATATCTATTAAGAAGGACGAAGGAGGAGACAATCGGGCATCTTATGATGGGTAAAGAAGATAACGTTGTATTTTGTGCCATGAGTGAGGTGCAAAAACGTGTTTATCAGAGGATGTTACAAATACCGGAAATTCAGAGCCTTATTAATAAGGACCTCCCTTGTAGTTGTGGTAGCCCTCTTAAGCAGGTTGAGTGTTGCAACAGGACTGTTCCAAATGGTATCATATGGTCTTACCTTCACAGAGACAACCCAGATGGTTGCGACTCGTGCCCCTATTGCGTTGTTCTTCCTTGTCTTATCAAGCTTCAGCAG ATAAGCAACCACTTGGAGCTTATTAAACCCAATCCCAGAGATGACcctgaaaaacaaaagaaagatGCAGAGTTTGCCTCCATGATTTTTGGCCATGATGTTGATGTAGTGGGAGGGAACACCCGAAATGAGAGTTTTATGGGTTTGAGTGAAGTAAAGCATTGTGGAAAAATGAGAGCTTTGGAGAAATTGATGCTCTCTTGGATATCACAGGGTGATAAGATTCTTCTTTTCAGTTACTCTGTCAG AATGCTAGACATTCTTGAAAAGTTTCTCATACGCAAAGGTTACACCTTTTCAAGACTTGATGGGTCCATACCCACTGGCTTGCGCCAATCTCTTGTTGACGACTTCAACTCAAGTCCAAGCAAACAG GTATTTCTTATATCCACTCGAGCTGGTGGGCTTGGCTTGAATCTTGTCAGTGCAAATCGGGTGGTCATATTTGATCCAAATTGGAATCCTGCACAGGACTTGCAAGCCCAGGACAGATCATTTCGTTTTGGACAGAAGCGACATGTTATTGTTTTCCGTCTTCTTTCAGCTGGTTCACTCGAAGAACTTGTTTATTCTCGGCAAGTGTATAAACAGCAGTTATCAAATATTGCTGTTTCTGGGAAAATGGAAAAGAGATATTTTGAAGGTGTCCAG GACTGCAAGCAATTTCAGGGTGAACTTTTTGGAATCTGCAATTTATTCCGTGACCTGTCAGACAAGCTGTTTACTAGTGAGATTATTGAACTACATGAAAAACAGGGacaagaacaagaaaatcccAGTGCAAGACAGGATAAAAATGATCTTGTAGCATATTTTCTACCATCTTTAGAGACTTGTGGAACATCTTCATCAATAAACAGTGACCCTAATGATAAATCAATAAAGCTTGTGCCTGACGACTTTG GTATTGTATATGCTCATCGCAATGAGCATGTTGTCAACTATGGACCTGGTGCACAAGACGAGGAAGAACTTAGTGTGGCCCAAGATGAGCAACTAAAAGAGTCTTACATCCCCTGCAGTTTGAAACGGAAACAAGATAAAGCTAGTAAAAAGGAAAACATGTCCGTCAAGATGCAGAAAAAGAGCCAATATAGCCTCCTCGCTAAATATATGGGTATGAAAGAAGTTGAATTTAGCAAGTGGCTACTATCTGCTGCTCCTGCAGAAAGGGAGAAAGTGCTTCGTGACTACAAGCAACAAAGGAacagatga
- the LOC108221792 gene encoding wax ester synthase/diacylglycerol acyltransferase 6, protein MELYEEETSSPLSPNGQYLTTSALCLTVLVVFEFQAPIHDLQINSMLRTLFVPTNRRFSSVVVGEKDGVKKWKRVDVDVKEHVKVPVIPTGKSPNYHEKYLVEYLSNISLEPLPEHRPLWEVHVFPYPTLHAAGTLIFKLHHALGDGYSFLGAFLSMMKRADDPSLSVSFPSFRSSNSIPKSLQAGYHNNVRRFFKCVPRMSSWIFNTVKDFGWSVLKSSVLKDDLSPIRSGDDVGLELLPMDMSAMEFSLDQIKKIKTSLKVTVNDVVTGVILLGTRLYMESKEKNSGDSNSTAMVLLNTRNMEAAGSMPWGNHFGFLPLQLPKLSNTSPDHDPSLDFNPLDFVYETHRVIKRKRNNPAAFLTGALLDFAREIRGPKTPARFIYKAMSNTSMGISSLIGPTEQVTLRDHPISGLYFLVAGVPQSLRVSVLSYMGKLRIAFAVEKDFIDMEKLKACVETAFVTVSKAAIHS, encoded by the exons ATGGAGCTGTATGAAGAAGAAACATCTTCCCCGTTGAGCCCGAACGGGCAGTACTTAACCACCTCAGCCTTGTGCCTCACTGTTCTCGTCGTCTTCGAGTTCCAAGCTCCTATTCATGACTTGCAAATCAATTCTATGCTCCGGACTCTCTTTGTACCCACTAACCGTCGCTTTTCCTCTGTTGtg GTCGGAGAAAAGGAcggtgtaaagaaatggaagagAGTCGACGTCGATGTCAAGGAACATGTTAAGGTTCCCGTAATCCCCACGGGAAAATCACCGAATTATCACGAAAAATATCTGGTCGAATATTTATCGAATATATCTTTAGAGCCGCTTCCAGAGCACCGACCACTCTGGGAAGTCCACGTGTTTCCTTACCCTACTCTCCATGCAGCCGGAACCCTCATCTTCAAGCTCCACCATGCACTCGGCGATGGCTATTCTTTCTTGGGAGCTTTTCTGTCTATGATGAAGCGAGCCGATGATCCGTCTCTTTCTGTGTCGTTTCCCTCGTTCCGGTCATCAAATTCCATTCCAAAATCTCTGCAGGCCGGGTATCATAATAATGTTAGAAGGTTTTTTAAATGTGTGCCTCGAATGTCATCGTGGATTTTCAACACTGTCAAAGATTTTGGATGGAGTGTGTTGAAGAGCAGCGTGCTTAAGGATGATTTGTCACCGATTCGGTCTGGAGACGACGTTGGGCTGGAGCTTCTTCCCATGGATATGAGTGCTATGGAGTTTTCTTTGGATCAGATCAAAAAAATCAAGACCAGTCTTAAAGTG ACTGTGAATGATGTGGTCACGGGAGTGATCCTACTGGGAACTCGGTTGTACATGGAAAGCAAAGAGAAGAACTCTGGCGACTCGAATTCAACTGCAATGGTGCTGCTTAACACCAGGAACATGGAAGCAGCTGGTTCAATGCCATGGGGCAATCACTTTGGTTTCTTGCCACTTCAGCTACCTAAACTAAGTAACACTTCACCTGATCATGATCCCTCCCTCGATTTCAATCCCCTTGATTTTGTCTACGAGACACACCGTGTAATCAAACGAAAGAGAAACAATCCAGCTGCTTTCCTCACCGGTGCATTACTTGATTTTGCTAGAGAAATTAGAGGTCCTAAG ACGCCAGCTAGATTCATATATAAGGCAATGTCGAATACCAGCATGGGCATCAGCAGCTTAATTGGACCAACAGAGCAAGTAACTTTGCGTGATCATCCCATCAGTGGATTGTACTTTCTTGTGGCAGGTGTTCCTCAG AGTCTTAGAGTATCGGTACTGAGCTATATGGGGAAGCTGAGAATCGCCTTTGCAGTGGAGAAAGATTTCATCGACATGGAAAAGCTCAAGGCCTGCGTCGAAACTGCATTTGTCACTGTGTCCAAAGCTGCAATTCAttcttaa